One window of the Thermus antranikianii DSM 12462 genome contains the following:
- a CDS encoding cupredoxin domain-containing protein, with protein sequence MEDFAFRPDTLRISPGTVVVFANQGQHPHTATKSGGLFDSGILAPGERFRYTFALSREYSVYCKLHPYMVLRTVVGP encoded by the coding sequence ATGGAGGACTTCGCCTTTCGGCCGGACACTCTGCGGATTTCTCCGGGAACCGTCGTGGTCTTTGCCAATCAGGGCCAGCATCCCCATACCGCCACAAAGAGTGGGGGCCTTTTCGATAGCGGGATCCTGGCCCCGGGGGAGCGTTTCCGTTACACCTTTGCCCTCTCTCGGGAATATTCGGTTTACTGCAAACTCCATCCCTACATGGTCCTCCGCACCGTGGTCGGCCCGTGA